The proteins below are encoded in one region of Apium graveolens cultivar Ventura chromosome 4, ASM990537v1, whole genome shotgun sequence:
- the LOC141717900 gene encoding putative pentatricopeptide repeat-containing protein At3g47840 isoform X1: MHRVVTELIVNNDPAFYDECSCMYVLNCMLKLMVPETLASLLHHCSKVKALRYGLTLHAAAVKTGMLCDVIMCNHVLNMYAKCGNMKSAYRVFGEMSDRNLVTWAAMISGYDQAGKPLLAVELFSQLRLRPNEYVFASAISACASLLALRTGEQIHAQSVKYGCSLISFVSNSLVSMYMKCGQSSDALSVFATTSEPTLVLYNALISGLMEGQQAEKGLEAFKLMCRQGFIPDRFSYVAVFGYCISAEDLVTGMGFHCQTIKLKLDSSAFIGNVMMTMYSTFNLIDEAEKIFKNIQEKDAISWNTFITACCHCDEHAKGLSIFNEMLNGVDVSPDDFTYSSALTACAGIASLLQGKQVHAHLIRTRLYEDIGVDNALVNMYSKCGSIIYAYTVFKQKNYHNVVSWNSIITGFANHGLGKKSLELFEQMIDGGTKPDSVTFVGFLTACNHAGLVDEGIACFNSLNEIYGISPNSEHLSCLIDLLGRAGRLKEAELYLEKYSHTSDPVILGCLLSACRLHGDVELGNRLGKLLLEAQPTTTSPYVLLSNLCASDAMWGNVAEVRKMLKVSGLKKEPGHSLIEVEGIVEKFTVGKFSHSRILEIVDVLNLLGPSLDEDCFV, encoded by the coding sequence ATGCACAGGGTTGTTACAGAATTGATAGTTAATAATGATCCAGCTTTTTATGATGAATGCAGTTGTATGTATGTATTGAATTGTATGCTAAAATTGATGGTACCTGAAACTCTTGCTTCTCTTCTGCATCATTGTTCCAAAGTTAAGGCACTTCGTTATGGTCTTACCCTTCACGCTGCTGCTGTTAAAACTGGAATGCTTTGTGATGTTATTATGTGTAACCATGTTCTTAACATGTATGCCAAATGTGGTAACATGAAATCAGCGTATCGTGTGTTTGGCGAGATGTCTGATAGGAATCTTGTCACTTGGGCAGCTATGATCTCTGGTTATGATCAGGCAGGGAAGCCTCTGTTGGCTGTTGAGCTTTTCTCTCAGCTTCGGTTACGACCCAATGAATATGTGTTTGCTAGTGCTATTAGTGCTTGTGCTAGCCTGTTGGCGTTGAGGACTGGTGAACAGATACATGCCCAGTCGGTGAAATATGGCTGTTCTTTGATTTCATTTGTTTCTAATTCGCTAGTTTCGATGTACATGAAATGTGGTCAATCTAGTGATGCGTTGTCTGTTTTTGCTACTACATCTGAACCAACTTTAGTCTTGTACAATGCTCTAATAAGTGGATTGATGGAAGGTCAACAAGCGGAAAAAGGGCTCGAGGCTTTCAAACTTATGTGTCGGCAAGGTTTCATCCCAGACCGTTTTTCTTATGTGGCAGTATTTGGATATTGTATTAGTGCTGAAGATTTGGTAACAGGAATGGGCTTTCATTGTCAAACAATTAAGCTCAAGCTTGACTCCTCAGCTTTTATTGGCAATGTAATGATGACTATGTATTCAACTTTTAATTTAATCGACGAAGCAGAaaagatatttaaaaatattcaaGAGAAAGATGCTATTTCTTGGAATACCTTCATTACCGCGTGCTGTCACTGTGATGAACATGCAAAAGGTTTGAGTATATTCAACGAGATGTTGAATGGAGTTGATGTGAGTCCAGATGACTTCACGTATTCCAGTGCTCTGACTGCATGTGCTGGGATTGCTTCTCTTCTCCAAGGCAAGCAGGTGCATGCACATCTAATTAGAACTAGGTTGTATGAAGATATTGGAGTTGACAATGCACTTGTAAACATGTATTCTAAATGTGGCAGTATTATATATGCCTACACTGTGTTTAAACAAAAAAATTATCATAATGTTGTCTCATGGAACAGCATAATAACTGGTTTTGCAAATCATGGTCTTGGGAAGAAATCACTCGAACTTTTTGAGCAGATGATAGATGGGGGAACAAAACCCGATAGTGTCACATTCGTTGGATTTCTAACCGCATGCAATCATGCAGGACTTGTGGATGAGGGCATAGCCTGTTTTAATTCTCTCAATGAAATATATGGGATTTCTCCCAATTCTGAACATCTTTCATGCCTCATCGATTTACTAGGACGAGCGGGAAGGCTAAAAGAGGCTGAACTGTACCTTGAGAAGTATTCTCATACGTCAGATCCAGTTATTCTTGGGTGCTTGCTTTCAGCGTGTAGACTGCATGGAGATGTCGAACTTGGGAACCGTCTGGGTAAACTTTTGCTAGAAGCTCAGCCAACTACCACTTCTCCATATGTTTTATTGTCCAACTTATGTGCGTCAGATGCAATGTGGGGTAATGTTGCTGAGGTTAGGAAAATGTTGAAGGTCAGTGGACTGAAAAAGGAGCCTGGTCATAGCCTGATTGAAGTAGAAGGAATTGTGGAGAAGTTCACAGTTGGCAAATTTTCTCATTCAAGGATTTTAGAAATTGTAGATGTACTTAATTTATTGGGTCCATCTCTGGATGAGGACTGCTTTGTGTGA
- the LOC141717900 gene encoding putative pentatricopeptide repeat-containing protein At3g47840 isoform X3, translating into MLCDVIMCNHVLNMYAKCGNMKSAYRVFGEMSDRNLVTWAAMISGYDQAGKPLLAVELFSQLRLRPNEYVFASAISACASLLALRTGEQIHAQSVKYGCSLISFVSNSLVSMYMKCGQSSDALSVFATTSEPTLVLYNALISGLMEGQQAEKGLEAFKLMCRQGFIPDRFSYVAVFGYCISAEDLVTGMGFHCQTIKLKLDSSAFIGNVMMTMYSTFNLIDEAEKIFKNIQEKDAISWNTFITACCHCDEHAKGLSIFNEMLNGVDVSPDDFTYSSALTACAGIASLLQGKQVHAHLIRTRLYEDIGVDNALVNMYSKCGSIIYAYTVFKQKNYHNVVSWNSIITGFANHGLGKKSLELFEQMIDGGTKPDSVTFVGFLTACNHAGLVDEGIACFNSLNEIYGISPNSEHLSCLIDLLGRAGRLKEAELYLEKYSHTSDPVILGCLLSACRLHGDVELGNRLGKLLLEAQPTTTSPYVLLSNLCASDAMWGNVAEVRKMLKVSGLKKEPGHSLIEVEGIVEKFTVGKFSHSRILEIVDVLNLLGPSLDEDCFV; encoded by the coding sequence ATGCTTTGTGATGTTATTATGTGTAACCATGTTCTTAACATGTATGCCAAATGTGGTAACATGAAATCAGCGTATCGTGTGTTTGGCGAGATGTCTGATAGGAATCTTGTCACTTGGGCAGCTATGATCTCTGGTTATGATCAGGCAGGGAAGCCTCTGTTGGCTGTTGAGCTTTTCTCTCAGCTTCGGTTACGACCCAATGAATATGTGTTTGCTAGTGCTATTAGTGCTTGTGCTAGCCTGTTGGCGTTGAGGACTGGTGAACAGATACATGCCCAGTCGGTGAAATATGGCTGTTCTTTGATTTCATTTGTTTCTAATTCGCTAGTTTCGATGTACATGAAATGTGGTCAATCTAGTGATGCGTTGTCTGTTTTTGCTACTACATCTGAACCAACTTTAGTCTTGTACAATGCTCTAATAAGTGGATTGATGGAAGGTCAACAAGCGGAAAAAGGGCTCGAGGCTTTCAAACTTATGTGTCGGCAAGGTTTCATCCCAGACCGTTTTTCTTATGTGGCAGTATTTGGATATTGTATTAGTGCTGAAGATTTGGTAACAGGAATGGGCTTTCATTGTCAAACAATTAAGCTCAAGCTTGACTCCTCAGCTTTTATTGGCAATGTAATGATGACTATGTATTCAACTTTTAATTTAATCGACGAAGCAGAaaagatatttaaaaatattcaaGAGAAAGATGCTATTTCTTGGAATACCTTCATTACCGCGTGCTGTCACTGTGATGAACATGCAAAAGGTTTGAGTATATTCAACGAGATGTTGAATGGAGTTGATGTGAGTCCAGATGACTTCACGTATTCCAGTGCTCTGACTGCATGTGCTGGGATTGCTTCTCTTCTCCAAGGCAAGCAGGTGCATGCACATCTAATTAGAACTAGGTTGTATGAAGATATTGGAGTTGACAATGCACTTGTAAACATGTATTCTAAATGTGGCAGTATTATATATGCCTACACTGTGTTTAAACAAAAAAATTATCATAATGTTGTCTCATGGAACAGCATAATAACTGGTTTTGCAAATCATGGTCTTGGGAAGAAATCACTCGAACTTTTTGAGCAGATGATAGATGGGGGAACAAAACCCGATAGTGTCACATTCGTTGGATTTCTAACCGCATGCAATCATGCAGGACTTGTGGATGAGGGCATAGCCTGTTTTAATTCTCTCAATGAAATATATGGGATTTCTCCCAATTCTGAACATCTTTCATGCCTCATCGATTTACTAGGACGAGCGGGAAGGCTAAAAGAGGCTGAACTGTACCTTGAGAAGTATTCTCATACGTCAGATCCAGTTATTCTTGGGTGCTTGCTTTCAGCGTGTAGACTGCATGGAGATGTCGAACTTGGGAACCGTCTGGGTAAACTTTTGCTAGAAGCTCAGCCAACTACCACTTCTCCATATGTTTTATTGTCCAACTTATGTGCGTCAGATGCAATGTGGGGTAATGTTGCTGAGGTTAGGAAAATGTTGAAGGTCAGTGGACTGAAAAAGGAGCCTGGTCATAGCCTGATTGAAGTAGAAGGAATTGTGGAGAAGTTCACAGTTGGCAAATTTTCTCATTCAAGGATTTTAGAAATTGTAGATGTACTTAATTTATTGGGTCCATCTCTGGATGAGGACTGCTTTGTGTGA
- the LOC141717900 gene encoding putative pentatricopeptide repeat-containing protein At3g47840 isoform X2, which produces MYVLNCMLKLMVPETLASLLHHCSKVKALRYGLTLHAAAVKTGMLCDVIMCNHVLNMYAKCGNMKSAYRVFGEMSDRNLVTWAAMISGYDQAGKPLLAVELFSQLRLRPNEYVFASAISACASLLALRTGEQIHAQSVKYGCSLISFVSNSLVSMYMKCGQSSDALSVFATTSEPTLVLYNALISGLMEGQQAEKGLEAFKLMCRQGFIPDRFSYVAVFGYCISAEDLVTGMGFHCQTIKLKLDSSAFIGNVMMTMYSTFNLIDEAEKIFKNIQEKDAISWNTFITACCHCDEHAKGLSIFNEMLNGVDVSPDDFTYSSALTACAGIASLLQGKQVHAHLIRTRLYEDIGVDNALVNMYSKCGSIIYAYTVFKQKNYHNVVSWNSIITGFANHGLGKKSLELFEQMIDGGTKPDSVTFVGFLTACNHAGLVDEGIACFNSLNEIYGISPNSEHLSCLIDLLGRAGRLKEAELYLEKYSHTSDPVILGCLLSACRLHGDVELGNRLGKLLLEAQPTTTSPYVLLSNLCASDAMWGNVAEVRKMLKVSGLKKEPGHSLIEVEGIVEKFTVGKFSHSRILEIVDVLNLLGPSLDEDCFV; this is translated from the coding sequence ATGTATGTATTGAATTGTATGCTAAAATTGATGGTACCTGAAACTCTTGCTTCTCTTCTGCATCATTGTTCCAAAGTTAAGGCACTTCGTTATGGTCTTACCCTTCACGCTGCTGCTGTTAAAACTGGAATGCTTTGTGATGTTATTATGTGTAACCATGTTCTTAACATGTATGCCAAATGTGGTAACATGAAATCAGCGTATCGTGTGTTTGGCGAGATGTCTGATAGGAATCTTGTCACTTGGGCAGCTATGATCTCTGGTTATGATCAGGCAGGGAAGCCTCTGTTGGCTGTTGAGCTTTTCTCTCAGCTTCGGTTACGACCCAATGAATATGTGTTTGCTAGTGCTATTAGTGCTTGTGCTAGCCTGTTGGCGTTGAGGACTGGTGAACAGATACATGCCCAGTCGGTGAAATATGGCTGTTCTTTGATTTCATTTGTTTCTAATTCGCTAGTTTCGATGTACATGAAATGTGGTCAATCTAGTGATGCGTTGTCTGTTTTTGCTACTACATCTGAACCAACTTTAGTCTTGTACAATGCTCTAATAAGTGGATTGATGGAAGGTCAACAAGCGGAAAAAGGGCTCGAGGCTTTCAAACTTATGTGTCGGCAAGGTTTCATCCCAGACCGTTTTTCTTATGTGGCAGTATTTGGATATTGTATTAGTGCTGAAGATTTGGTAACAGGAATGGGCTTTCATTGTCAAACAATTAAGCTCAAGCTTGACTCCTCAGCTTTTATTGGCAATGTAATGATGACTATGTATTCAACTTTTAATTTAATCGACGAAGCAGAaaagatatttaaaaatattcaaGAGAAAGATGCTATTTCTTGGAATACCTTCATTACCGCGTGCTGTCACTGTGATGAACATGCAAAAGGTTTGAGTATATTCAACGAGATGTTGAATGGAGTTGATGTGAGTCCAGATGACTTCACGTATTCCAGTGCTCTGACTGCATGTGCTGGGATTGCTTCTCTTCTCCAAGGCAAGCAGGTGCATGCACATCTAATTAGAACTAGGTTGTATGAAGATATTGGAGTTGACAATGCACTTGTAAACATGTATTCTAAATGTGGCAGTATTATATATGCCTACACTGTGTTTAAACAAAAAAATTATCATAATGTTGTCTCATGGAACAGCATAATAACTGGTTTTGCAAATCATGGTCTTGGGAAGAAATCACTCGAACTTTTTGAGCAGATGATAGATGGGGGAACAAAACCCGATAGTGTCACATTCGTTGGATTTCTAACCGCATGCAATCATGCAGGACTTGTGGATGAGGGCATAGCCTGTTTTAATTCTCTCAATGAAATATATGGGATTTCTCCCAATTCTGAACATCTTTCATGCCTCATCGATTTACTAGGACGAGCGGGAAGGCTAAAAGAGGCTGAACTGTACCTTGAGAAGTATTCTCATACGTCAGATCCAGTTATTCTTGGGTGCTTGCTTTCAGCGTGTAGACTGCATGGAGATGTCGAACTTGGGAACCGTCTGGGTAAACTTTTGCTAGAAGCTCAGCCAACTACCACTTCTCCATATGTTTTATTGTCCAACTTATGTGCGTCAGATGCAATGTGGGGTAATGTTGCTGAGGTTAGGAAAATGTTGAAGGTCAGTGGACTGAAAAAGGAGCCTGGTCATAGCCTGATTGAAGTAGAAGGAATTGTGGAGAAGTTCACAGTTGGCAAATTTTCTCATTCAAGGATTTTAGAAATTGTAGATGTACTTAATTTATTGGGTCCATCTCTGGATGAGGACTGCTTTGTGTGA
- the LOC141717900 gene encoding pentatricopeptide repeat-containing protein At3g53360, mitochondrial-like isoform X4, which yields MISGYDQAGKPLLAVELFSQLRLRPNEYVFASAISACASLLALRTGEQIHAQSVKYGCSLISFVSNSLVSMYMKCGQSSDALSVFATTSEPTLVLYNALISGLMEGQQAEKGLEAFKLMCRQGFIPDRFSYVAVFGYCISAEDLVTGMGFHCQTIKLKLDSSAFIGNVMMTMYSTFNLIDEAEKIFKNIQEKDAISWNTFITACCHCDEHAKGLSIFNEMLNGVDVSPDDFTYSSALTACAGIASLLQGKQVHAHLIRTRLYEDIGVDNALVNMYSKCGSIIYAYTVFKQKNYHNVVSWNSIITGFANHGLGKKSLELFEQMIDGGTKPDSVTFVGFLTACNHAGLVDEGIACFNSLNEIYGISPNSEHLSCLIDLLGRAGRLKEAELYLEKYSHTSDPVILGCLLSACRLHGDVELGNRLGKLLLEAQPTTTSPYVLLSNLCASDAMWGNVAEVRKMLKVSGLKKEPGHSLIEVEGIVEKFTVGKFSHSRILEIVDVLNLLGPSLDEDCFV from the coding sequence ATGATCTCTGGTTATGATCAGGCAGGGAAGCCTCTGTTGGCTGTTGAGCTTTTCTCTCAGCTTCGGTTACGACCCAATGAATATGTGTTTGCTAGTGCTATTAGTGCTTGTGCTAGCCTGTTGGCGTTGAGGACTGGTGAACAGATACATGCCCAGTCGGTGAAATATGGCTGTTCTTTGATTTCATTTGTTTCTAATTCGCTAGTTTCGATGTACATGAAATGTGGTCAATCTAGTGATGCGTTGTCTGTTTTTGCTACTACATCTGAACCAACTTTAGTCTTGTACAATGCTCTAATAAGTGGATTGATGGAAGGTCAACAAGCGGAAAAAGGGCTCGAGGCTTTCAAACTTATGTGTCGGCAAGGTTTCATCCCAGACCGTTTTTCTTATGTGGCAGTATTTGGATATTGTATTAGTGCTGAAGATTTGGTAACAGGAATGGGCTTTCATTGTCAAACAATTAAGCTCAAGCTTGACTCCTCAGCTTTTATTGGCAATGTAATGATGACTATGTATTCAACTTTTAATTTAATCGACGAAGCAGAaaagatatttaaaaatattcaaGAGAAAGATGCTATTTCTTGGAATACCTTCATTACCGCGTGCTGTCACTGTGATGAACATGCAAAAGGTTTGAGTATATTCAACGAGATGTTGAATGGAGTTGATGTGAGTCCAGATGACTTCACGTATTCCAGTGCTCTGACTGCATGTGCTGGGATTGCTTCTCTTCTCCAAGGCAAGCAGGTGCATGCACATCTAATTAGAACTAGGTTGTATGAAGATATTGGAGTTGACAATGCACTTGTAAACATGTATTCTAAATGTGGCAGTATTATATATGCCTACACTGTGTTTAAACAAAAAAATTATCATAATGTTGTCTCATGGAACAGCATAATAACTGGTTTTGCAAATCATGGTCTTGGGAAGAAATCACTCGAACTTTTTGAGCAGATGATAGATGGGGGAACAAAACCCGATAGTGTCACATTCGTTGGATTTCTAACCGCATGCAATCATGCAGGACTTGTGGATGAGGGCATAGCCTGTTTTAATTCTCTCAATGAAATATATGGGATTTCTCCCAATTCTGAACATCTTTCATGCCTCATCGATTTACTAGGACGAGCGGGAAGGCTAAAAGAGGCTGAACTGTACCTTGAGAAGTATTCTCATACGTCAGATCCAGTTATTCTTGGGTGCTTGCTTTCAGCGTGTAGACTGCATGGAGATGTCGAACTTGGGAACCGTCTGGGTAAACTTTTGCTAGAAGCTCAGCCAACTACCACTTCTCCATATGTTTTATTGTCCAACTTATGTGCGTCAGATGCAATGTGGGGTAATGTTGCTGAGGTTAGGAAAATGTTGAAGGTCAGTGGACTGAAAAAGGAGCCTGGTCATAGCCTGATTGAAGTAGAAGGAATTGTGGAGAAGTTCACAGTTGGCAAATTTTCTCATTCAAGGATTTTAGAAATTGTAGATGTACTTAATTTATTGGGTCCATCTCTGGATGAGGACTGCTTTGTGTGA